The Ornithinimicrobium sufpigmenti genome includes the window ATCGGCCTGTCGATCCACTTCGGCTACGCCGGCCTGCTCAACTTCGGCATGGCCGGGTTCATGGCGATCGGCGCCTACTCGTACGCCATCTCCATCCTCAGCTTCGGCCTGCCCTGGTATGTGGCCATGATGGTGAGCATCGTCGGGGCGGTCGTCTTCGCCGTCCTCCTGGGCATCCCCACGCTGCGGCTGCGCGGCGACTACCTGGCGATCGTCACGATCGCCGCGGCCGAGATCGTCCGCCTGCTCTTCCAGTCGCAGATCTTCGACGAGTGGACCAACTCCGCCGACGGCCTGGGCGGCTACCACGCGGGGTTCCGGGCGGCGAACCCCCTGCCCGCCGGCAGCTACGGGATCGGCCCGTGGACCTACACCGAGACCGGCTGGTGGGTGCGCATCTTCGGGCTCCTCCTGGTGGTGCTGGCCGTGCTGGTGACCTGGATGCTCATGCGCAGCCCGTGGGGCCGGGTCCTGAAGGGGATCCGCGAGGACGAGGACGCCGTGCGCTCCCTGGGTAAGAACGTCTTCCTCTACAAGATGCAGGCGTTGATCATCGGCGGCGTGTTCGGCGCCCTGGGCGGCGTGGTGATCGCCCTCCCCGCGGCGGTGATCCCGCAGTACTACCTGCCCAGCCTCACCTTCTTCGTGTGGACAGCCCTGCTGCTCGGCGGTGCGGCGACGATCTTCGGCCCCGTCCTGGGCGCCGTCCTGTACTGGGCCCTGATGGCCTTCCTGGCGGGAGTGCTGCCCCAGATGGCGACGGAGGGATGGCTGCCACTGACCCCCACCAACGCCGGCAACCTGCGCTTCATCGTCGTCGGTGTGGCGCTGATGCTGCTCGTCGCCTTCCGACCACAAGGCATCCTGGGCAAGAAGAAGGAGATGACCTTTGTCAAGTAACCAGCAGCCCGGATCGTCGCCCTCCGAGGACGACCGCCTCCCGGACGAGGGCGCCAACGAGGTGACCGACCACGCCGGTGACTTCGGCGTCGTCGTCCTCGACGAGGCCGGTGACCCCGTGGAGACGCTCGAGGTCCAGCCCACCCACCAGGTGCAGGCCGACCACGACCTGGCGACCGGGCCCTCGGCGCCCGGCGTGGGCAAGAAGGACCCGATCCTCGTCGCCGACAACATCACCCGCAGCTTCGGTGGCATCAAGGCCGTCGAGGTGGAGCACCTGGAGATCCCCCGCAACGCGATCACCGCGTTGATCGGCCCGAACGGTGCCGGTAAGACGACCCTGTTCAACCTGCTCTCCGGCTTCGACAAGCCGGACAGCGGCGAGTGGTCCTTCAACGGGCGCTCGCTGGCCGGCATCCCGGCCTGGAAGGCGGCCCGTCGCGGGCAGGTCCGCACCTTCCAGCTGACCAAGGTGCTGCAGCGGCTGACCGTGCTCGAGAGCATGAAGCTCGGTGCGTCGAAGCAGACCGGGGAGCGGATGCTCGCCAGCGTCCTGCCCTTCCTCTGGCGCTCGCAGGAGAAGGAGAACGAGGCGCGCGCCCTGGAGCTGCTGAAGAAGTTCAAGCTCTACGACAAGCGCGACGACTACTCCGCGGCACTGTCCGGCGGGCAGCGCAAGCTGCTGGAGATGGCTCGCGCCCTGATGACCGACCCCGAGTTCATCCTGCTGGACGAGCCGATGGCCGGGGTCAACCCAGCTCTCGTGCAGTCCTTGCTCGACCACGTCATCGACCTCAAGAAGGAGGGCATGACGGTCCTCTTCGTCGAGCACGACATGCACATGGTCCGGCACATCGCCGACTGGGTCGTGGTGATGGCGGAGGGCCGCATCGTGGCCGAGGGACCGCCCGACGAGGTGATGAGAGACCCGGCCGTCGTGGATGCCTACCTGGGCAGCCACCTGGACGACGACCTCGGCCAGATCACCGGCCGCTACGACGCGGAGGGAAACCGACTGTGACCACGACAGGCACCGCCCCCCGGCCGGCGGACCAGCCCGCCCCGGACCCGAACCCGGACCTGGTGGTCGACGTGCAGAGCGTCACCGCCGGCTACCTGCCCGGTATCAACATCCTCACCGACACCAACCTGCAGGCCTACGACGGCGAGCTGATCGGCATCATCGGGCCCAACGGGGCCGGCAAGTCGACGCTGCTGAAGGCGATCTTCGGCCTGGTCAACGTGCGCTCGGGCGCCATCCTGCTGCGCGGTGACGAGATCACCAACCTCAAGGCCAACAAGCTGGTCAGCAAGGGGGTCGGCCTGGTCCCCCAGACCGAGAACGTCTTCCCCACCCTGACCATCCGGGAGAACCTGGAGATGGGCGCCTACCAGCGCCCCTCCCGGACCAGGGAGAGCATCGACTTCGTCGTCGACATCTTCCCGGCCCTGAAGGACCGGATGAACCAGGTGGCCGGCTCGCTCAGCGGCGGCGAGCGGCAGATGGTGGCGATGTCGCGGGCGCTGATGATGCGCCCGGACGTCCTGCTCCTGGACGAGCCGTCGGCCGGCCTGTCGCCGGTGCGCCAGGACGACGCCTTCATGCGGGTCTCCTCGATCAACCAGGCCGGTGTGACCGTGATCATGGTCGAGCAGAACGCCCGGCGCTGCCTGCAGATCTGCGACCGCGCCTACGTGCTCGACCAGGGCCGGGACGCCCATACCGGGACGGGTCGGGAGCTGCTCAACGACGAGAAGGTCATCGGGCTCTACCTCGGCACCCTGGGGCAGGACAGCGCCTAGCCGGAGCAGGGCGTCCGTCGGCTCTGCCTTCGCGCTCCGCACCGACTCCGCACACACGAAGGAGGGCCCCGGGACCATCGTCCCGGGGCCCTCGCTCGTCCTGCGTGGTGGGCGTGCGCCTCAGTTCATGCGGACGAGGCTGTTCTCACCGTCGTACTCGAAGATGCCGATGGTGGCCTCGGTCGGGTCACCGTTCTCGTCGAAGGTGATCGGACCGGAGGGGCCGTCGTAGTCCACGACCTCACCGTCGATGATGGCCTGCGCGGCGTCAGCGAAGGTGTCGTACTTGGTGCCGCCGCCAGCACCGCCGGAGACCTCCTGCATCTTGGCGGCCATGTCCGGCCCGTCCACCGAGTTGGCGGCGAGCGCGGCCAGCGCGGCCAGGATCACGGCGTCGTAGGACTCCGCCGCGTAGTTCCAG containing:
- a CDS encoding branched-chain amino acid ABC transporter permease; this translates as MDWGQILNNTASFILSPETIGFMLAAIGLSIHFGYAGLLNFGMAGFMAIGAYSYAISILSFGLPWYVAMMVSIVGAVVFAVLLGIPTLRLRGDYLAIVTIAAAEIVRLLFQSQIFDEWTNSADGLGGYHAGFRAANPLPAGSYGIGPWTYTETGWWVRIFGLLLVVLAVLVTWMLMRSPWGRVLKGIREDEDAVRSLGKNVFLYKMQALIIGGVFGALGGVVIALPAAVIPQYYLPSLTFFVWTALLLGGAATIFGPVLGAVLYWALMAFLAGVLPQMATEGWLPLTPTNAGNLRFIVVGVALMLLVAFRPQGILGKKKEMTFVK
- a CDS encoding ABC transporter ATP-binding protein, producing MQADHDLATGPSAPGVGKKDPILVADNITRSFGGIKAVEVEHLEIPRNAITALIGPNGAGKTTLFNLLSGFDKPDSGEWSFNGRSLAGIPAWKAARRGQVRTFQLTKVLQRLTVLESMKLGASKQTGERMLASVLPFLWRSQEKENEARALELLKKFKLYDKRDDYSAALSGGQRKLLEMARALMTDPEFILLDEPMAGVNPALVQSLLDHVIDLKKEGMTVLFVEHDMHMVRHIADWVVVMAEGRIVAEGPPDEVMRDPAVVDAYLGSHLDDDLGQITGRYDAEGNRL
- a CDS encoding ABC transporter ATP-binding protein is translated as MVVDVQSVTAGYLPGINILTDTNLQAYDGELIGIIGPNGAGKSTLLKAIFGLVNVRSGAILLRGDEITNLKANKLVSKGVGLVPQTENVFPTLTIRENLEMGAYQRPSRTRESIDFVVDIFPALKDRMNQVAGSLSGGERQMVAMSRALMMRPDVLLLDEPSAGLSPVRQDDAFMRVSSINQAGVTVIMVEQNARRCLQICDRAYVLDQGRDAHTGTGRELLNDEKVIGLYLGTLGQDSA